Within Streptomyces sp. SS1-1, the genomic segment ACTGTGGCACCTGCCCGGTGGGGGTATCAACCCGGGCGAACAGCCGGTCGAGGCGCTGGCACGCGAACTGAGGGAGGAAACCGGCCTGGAACTGACCGGGGCGGCGCTGCTGGACGCGCGGACGTACGTGGCCCGGCGGAACGGCGTGAGGTGGAGCCTGACGGCGCTGTTCTACGCGGCGGCCGTCGAGGGTGGAGTGCCGGTCAGGGCCGAGATCCACGGTTCCACGGAGACGGCGGCCTGGGTGCCGCTGGCCGACCTGCGGCGGGACGACGGCGTTCTGTCGCCGCCGGCCGCTGACGCGGTGGGCATGGTGGAGCGGGCGAGGGAGGTGCTGGGGGCCGCGCGACGGCGGTGAGCATGACCGTCAGGCTCGCCCACGGCGGCTTGATGCGTCAGCGTGGTTCCGGTGCGGAGGGGTCCGCGCGGAAGTGGGCCGGGGTGCGGCCGAAGTGGCGTTTGAACGCGTGGGAGAAGGCGTAGGGCGAGCCGTAGCCGACCTGTCGTGCGACGGCGGTGAGCGGCTGGTCGCCGGTGCGCAGCAGGTGTGCCGCGCTGGTCATCCGCCACCAGGTCAGGTAGGTCATGGGCGGCTGTCCGGTCAGGGCGGTGAACCGCCGGGCCAGGGTGGCGCGGGACAGGCCGACGCGGGCGGCGAGGTCCTCCAGCCGCCAGGGTGCGGCGGGCTCGGTGTGCAGCGCCTCCAGTGCGGCCGCGACCTCGCGGTCGCGCAGGGCGCGTGGCCAGCCGTGGTCGGGGTGCTCCTCGAACCAGGCGCGGGCCAGGTAGACGAGCAGGAGGTCGAGCAGTCCGGAGACGACGGCGTCCCGGCCGGACCTGCCACCGGTCACCTCGGCCGCGAGGAGGTCGACGGCCGCGCGCAGTTCGGGGTGGCGGCTGGGGCCGGCGGGAAGGTGGACGACGTCGGGCAGCGAGCTGAGCAGGGGGTGTCCGCGCGTGTGGTCGAGGCGGTACTTGCCGCACAGGAACTCGACGCGGCCCTGCGGGTCGGCCTCGGCGTCGTCGAGGGGGACCGCGCCCTCGGCGCGGGGGGCGTGGGAGAGGACGTGGGCGCTGCCGTGCGGTACCAGGACGACGTCCCCGGTGGCCAGCGGCACGGGTTCGGCACCCTCGGTGAGCAGCCATCCGCTGCCGCGCAGCAGCACGTGGAAGCCGGCGCCCTCGTACGGGTCGAACCGGTAGCACCAGGGCGCGTCCACCCGCAGCCGACGGGAGTCCGGGCGGCCGGTGCGCATCGTGGTGATCACGTCGCTGAGTACATCCACGCCGTCACCGTACGCGGAGCGGTGTACGCACCGGAAGCGCCCCTGCTGAGACGATCACGCAGGCGGATGAGCCATCCACGCATGGATCTGCTCACCGTGCCGCCCTAGCGTCGACATATGCACACCACGCACACCACGCACACGATGCGGCGTTTCCGGCTCGGCGAGGTCGAGGTCACGAAGGTGGTCGAGTGGCAGGGGGAGATCGCCCCGGCCCGGTTCATGATCCCGGACAGTCCGCCGGAGATCTGGCGGGACAACGAGTCCTGGCTGGCCCCGGACCACTGGCGCCCGGAGTCCGACGCGTACCACGGCGCCGTCCAGACCTGGGTGCTGCGCAGCGAGGGCAAGGTCGTCCTGGTGGACACGGGGGCGGGCAACGACCGGACCCGGCCGCAGGTGCCGCTCTTCGACCACTTGCGCACGGACTTCCTGGACCGTCTTGCGGCGGCCGGTGTCCGGCCCGAGGACGTGGACGTCGTGATCAACACGCATGTCCACTACGACCACGTCGGCTGGAACACCCGGCTGGACGGCGACTCCTGGGTCCCGACGTTCCCGAACGCGACGTACCTGATCCCGAAGGCCGACAAGGACTACTTCGATCCGAGCAACGCCCACCGCCGGCCCACGCCCCGGGACGATTACGAGCAACGGCGGCGAGAGGGCAGCCACTTGGTGTACGAGGACAGCATCACGCCGGTGCTCGACCGCGCCGTACTGTGGGAGGACGGCCACCGCGTCGACGCACACCTCACCCTGGAGCCCGCACCGGGGCACACCCCGGGCTCCTCGGTCGTCCGGCTGTCCTCCGGCGGGGACCGCGCCGTGTTCGTCGGAGACATGCTGCACAGCCCCGTGCAGATCCTCGACCCCCGGTTCAACAGCTGCTTCTGCGAGGACCCACATATGGCCGCCGCGACCCGCCGAGCCGTACTCGAACAGGCAGCGGACCGACGGGAACTGATCGTCCCCGCACACTTCGCGGGCCCGGGCGCGGTCGAGGTCCGCCGGGACGGCAGCAGCTTCACGGTGAGCGGCTGGGCGCCAGGGACCGACTGAGAGCCGCACTGTGACGATGGCCGACCCTGCCGACGCGTACGTGGCAGTGGGTCTGGACATCACGCGGCTCGCAGTGTCCTGGCCGGATCGCCCCCTTGTGTGCCCTTCGTGTACGTGTCACACAAATCAGAGGCGGGGACCAGGGGGAGGGGGCGCTGCATGTCGGTGTTGGGTGGCTATTCGGTGGGGCCGTCGGGTTGGGCCGTCGAGCGGTTTGGGCGGCATGCCGGCGCGCTTGCCGCTGCGGTTCCGGTGCAGCTGGCCAAGGCGCACGCGAAGGCTCATGCCGCGCACCTTGCCGCGGGGCTCAAGAAGCGGAGTCCGTACGGCGTTGCCCTGGCGGGTCTCGTGCGCGAGCACCTGGCGGAGAGCGCTCGGGAGCTGGGGGAAGCCGTACGGGACGTGCGTGGGTACGAGTACGCGGTGATCAACGATCACGCACTCTTTCCCTTCCGGTACGCGGACCGGCCCAGGCCGCTGGATCGGGCCCGGCTGCCGGCGAATGCTTCTCCTACGCGGCAGCGGCTGTTTCGGGCGCACGGGCCGCAGTCTCCGGAGGGGCTGTTCGAGGTCGACGAGGATCTGGCGACCGAGGAGTACCTGGGGCTGCACGAAGCGTTCGAGGAGCTGGGAGCCTCCACCCGGCTCGTCTGTGTGTTCTTCACGGCCGACGCCGAGAACGGCATCCATGCCATTTACTGGGGCGACGCCCATCTCGAACCCGACCGCACCTTTACATGGCTGCGTCATGAGCAGCTCCCGGTCGCTCCGGCGCAGGTGGAATGACCCGTCGGGGCGTCGGTGGGCCGTCCCTGGGCCCGACCAACGCCGACCGGCACCCGTGGGCGACCGCCCCCACCCCACTCCGACCCGGGCACCCGCAGTTGATCTGCCACACTGGAAGGGTTATGCCTGCACCCGGAGAACTGATCTCCTACAGGCATGGAGAAGCCCCCTACCAGCGGTTCTTCCGCCAGCAGGGGGCCGTTTCGTATCCGGTGGGCCGTCCCTGGGCCGTCAGGGATCCTGGGCCGTGCCGAAGACGTCGTCCAGGGCCCGGCGGGCCCGCTCGCTGCTGCTGGGCATCAGGTGGGCATACACCCGCAGCGTCATCGCCGGATCGGCGTGCCCCAGGTACTCGCTCACGGCCTTGATGCTCTCGCCCGCGTCCAGGAGGACCGAGGCGTAGAAGTGGCGAAGGGCGTGCATCCCGTGCTGCCGGGCGGAGGCGTACGGCTTCCCGGGCTCCGGCGTGGGTATGATGCCAGCCGCGGCGAGTGCGGGCTTCCACTCGTGCACGTTGAAGTTGCTCCGCCAGACGACCCCACCCACCGTGTTCGTGAAGATCAGACGCCGCTCGGTGAGCGGACCGTCCGGCCTGCCCCACGGCAACTTGATGTCCACGGGCGGGTGACGCTCCATGTGCCGGCGCAGAGCGGAAGCCACTGTCGAAGGCAGCGGGACGTTCCGTTCCTTGTTGCCCTTGGGCGGAGCGAAGACCGCGACCCCCCGGATGAGCTTGACCTGAGTCGTGACGCGCAATGTGTGGCCGTCGAGCTGGACGGCGTCCTCGGACAGACCAACGATCTCGCCCTGACGCAGACCGCAGCCGCTGCCCACGGAGACCATGGCCTGGTAACGCTCGGGCAGAGCATCGCGGACAGCACGTACCTGG encodes:
- a CDS encoding NUDIX hydrolase, with translation MDADTRVRTRMSAYAIVAEGDRMLPARLSDASPVFAPGLWHLPGGGINPGEQPVEALARELREETGLELTGAALLDARTYVARRNGVRWSLTALFYAAAVEGGVPVRAEIHGSTETAAWVPLADLRRDDGVLSPPAADAVGMVERAREVLGAARRR
- a CDS encoding MBL fold metallo-hydrolase — encoded protein: MRRFRLGEVEVTKVVEWQGEIAPARFMIPDSPPEIWRDNESWLAPDHWRPESDAYHGAVQTWVLRSEGKVVLVDTGAGNDRTRPQVPLFDHLRTDFLDRLAAAGVRPEDVDVVINTHVHYDHVGWNTRLDGDSWVPTFPNATYLIPKADKDYFDPSNAHRRPTPRDDYEQRRREGSHLVYEDSITPVLDRAVLWEDGHRVDAHLTLEPAPGHTPGSSVVRLSSGGDRAVFVGDMLHSPVQILDPRFNSCFCEDPHMAAATRRAVLEQAADRRELIVPAHFAGPGAVEVRRDGSSFTVSGWAPGTD
- a CDS encoding tyrosine-type recombinase/integrase — encoded protein: MPGHVQDRWYKTEPGPDGKPVRVKTDRYGSGLRYRARYVGPDGTEKSRSFPDRQKRKAEEWLAETAADMSRGQYVDPKAARITFQQYAERWIAGQTTDLNTRIGVETRLRLHAFPRIGARPLGSFRPVHIREFVRDLENDAIGGAYARNIYANVRAVLSAAVDDGHLARNPCSAASVRPPVVSAARVVPWLPSQVRAVRDALPERYQAMVSVGSGCGLRQGEIVGLSEDAVQLDGHTLRVTTQVKLIRGVAVFAPPKGNKERNVPLPSTVASALRRHMERHPPVDIKLPWGRPDGPLTERRLIFTNTVGGVVWRSNFNVHEWKPALAAAGIIPTPEPGKPYASARQHGMHALRHFYASVLLDAGESIKAVSEYLGHADPAMTLRVYAHLMPSSSERARRALDDVFGTAQDP
- a CDS encoding AraC family transcriptional regulator; amino-acid sequence: MDVLSDVITTMRTGRPDSRRLRVDAPWCYRFDPYEGAGFHVLLRGSGWLLTEGAEPVPLATGDVVLVPHGSAHVLSHAPRAEGAVPLDDAEADPQGRVEFLCGKYRLDHTRGHPLLSSLPDVVHLPAGPSRHPELRAAVDLLAAEVTGGRSGRDAVVSGLLDLLLVYLARAWFEEHPDHGWPRALRDREVAAALEALHTEPAAPWRLEDLAARVGLSRATLARRFTALTGQPPMTYLTWWRMTSAAHLLRTGDQPLTAVARQVGYGSPYAFSHAFKRHFGRTPAHFRADPSAPEPR